A single genomic interval of Aedes aegypti strain LVP_AGWG chromosome 1, AaegL5.0 Primary Assembly, whole genome shotgun sequence harbors:
- the LOC5574528 gene encoding uncharacterized protein LOC5574528: protein MFSEGNPLEATIPSRNIEIKAQIAGPEAFQRKVAIAKQLTGSEGEIIKQHDVFFNAEKGRLKLRYLETKKSELIQYFRPDVGGPKLSTYHKMDLDEPKLMETILAESIGIKGEVKKHRHLFLHGQTRVHLDDVEGLGHFLEFEVVLRPEQSIDEGTKIANDMMKLFEIEEKALIQGAYMDKLLK from the exons ATGTTTTCCGAGGGAAACCCACTGGAAGCAACCATTCCATCGCGCAACATCGAAATCAAAGCCCAAATCGCCGGCCCGGAAGCATTCCAGCGAAAGGTGGCCATTGCCAAACAGCTGACCGGTTCCGAGGGCGAGATCATCAAGCAGCACGACGTGTTCTTCAACGCAGAGAAGGGCCGGCTCAAGTTGAGATATCTCGAG ACCAAAAAGTCCGAGCTCATTCAGTACTTCCGGCCGGATGTGGGCGGACCCAAACTGTCCACCTACCACAAGATGGACCTAGACGAGCCGAAACTGATGGAAACCATTCTGGCCGAAAGTATCGGCATCAAGGGTGAGGTCAAGAAGCATCGGCACTTGTTCCTGCACGGACAAACTCGCGTCCACTTGGACGATGTGGAAGGGCTGGGGCACTTTTTGGAATTCGAAGTCGTACTGAGGCCGGAACAGAGCATAGACGAGGGAACCAAGATTGCCAACGATATGATGAAACTGTTCGAAATTGAAGAGAAGGCTCTGATCCAGGGAGCTTATATGGATAAATTGTTGAAATAA
- the LOC5574527 gene encoding tRNA:m(4)X modification enzyme TRM13 homolog, producing the protein MMDSAEEPVSKRAKSDAAAADEEAPAVRCRHFVQRKKRYCKMTVGRGKLYCGEHEVHAEDDSTGERRIPCPLDPKHSISAAKLEKHLKICNAKPKDLPGYIEVGINAVSDGEDNEVANSQTSLKLSDVPMDRLDALIKKIEAIFDDTQIGVMEELILEHEVFKEELGNESYGPQTLKHLIQSASLLGILRRENFFQNDVAFVEFGAGKGQVAFWLATVLQQSDLKNVKVFLVDKASHRHKKDNKIEDREIIQRVRADIGDLVLQKLDVLRDSRKIVGVGKHLCGGATDLALRCLIRANKHRPEGDTLQSDGFVFALCCHHRCDWKTYAGKKFLLEKGISREDFDLVVKMVSWAVCGTGTSRERRNAEGDEGDGIKYGMTRSQREEVGRRCKRMLDWGRIQYLKENGFEAGLKLYAKAETTLENVCLIGHVK; encoded by the coding sequence ATGATGGATTCCGCGGAAGAACCTGTCTCGAAACGTGCCAAATCTGACGCCGCTGCTGCGGACGAGGAAGCGCCCGCCGTAAGATGTCGGCATTTTGTACAGCGGAAGAAGCGCTACTGCAAGATGACGGTCGGCAGAGGGAAGCTCTATTGTGGGGAGCATGAAGTCCACGCTGAAGACGACTCGACAGGGGAAAGACGAATCCCATGTCCACTGGATCCCAAGCACTCGATTTCGGCTGCGAAGCTGGAGAAGCATTTGAAGATTTGCAATGCTAAGCCGAAAGATCTGCCGGGGTATATTGAAGTGGGGATCAATGCCGTTTCGGATGGGGAGGACAATGAGGTGGCAAACAGCCAAACGAGTTTGAAGCTGTCTGATGTTCCGATGGATCGATTAGACGCGCTTATCAAAAAGATAGAGGCCATTTTCGACGACACCCAAATCGGGGTCATGGAAGAACTGATATTGGAGCATGAAGTATTCAAAGAGGAGCTAGGGAACGAATCCTACGGGCCACAAACGCTGAAGCATCTGATCCAGTCCGCTTCCCTGTTAGGCATCCTGAGGCGGGAGAACTTCTTCCAAAATGACGTAGCTTTCGTGGAGTTTGGAGCGGGAAAGGGTCAGGTTGCTTTCTGGTTGGCTACCGTGCTCCAGCAGTCGGATTTGAAGAACGTGAAGGTCTTTCTGGTGGATAAGGCTTCCCATCGACATAAGAAAGACAATAAGATTGAGGACCGGGAGATCATACAACGGGTCCGAGCGGATATCGGCGATCTAGTGCTGCAAAAGTTGGACGTTCTGCGGGATAGCAGGAAGATTGTTGGCGTGGGGAAGCACCTTTGCGGCGGAGCCACGGATCTTGCCCTGCGTTGCTTGATACGTGCAAATAAACATAGGCCAGAGGGTGATACTCTGCAATCCGATGGATTCGTTTTCGCTCTCTGTTGCCATCATCGATGCGATTGGAAGACGTATGCGGGGAAAAAGTTTCTTCTGGAGAAAGGCATCAGTAGGGAGGATTTCGATTTGGTGGTGAAAATGGTCAGCTGGGCTGTTTGCGGCACGGGAACCAGTCGGGAGAGGAGAAACGCTGAAGGGGACGAAGGAGATGGAATCAAGTACGGAATGACGAGAAGCCAACGCGAGGAAGTTGGACGAAGGTGCAAACGAATGCTGGACTGGGGACGAATTCAATATCTGAAAGAGAATGGGTTTGAAGCGGGTCTGAAACTGTACGCAAAAGCTGAAACGACACTAGAGAATGTATGCCTCATTGGACATGTCAAATAA